The following is a genomic window from Opitutus sp. GAS368.
GTGGCGAGCAGGACCTTCTTGCCGATGGCGCGGTCGATGAGCGACGGGTCGGCCTGCAGCGCGCCGGCGAGGAACTGGTCGCCGGGCAGGAAGAGCACGACGAACTCCGGCGAGGGCTGGAACTGCGCCCAGTAATCCTTGGCGCCGAGGGCGTCGATGTGGCTGCGGACCTTGGCGGCGTGCTCGGCGAGCTTGGCGGAGCGGACAGTGTCGTCGGAGGCGTTGACGGCCTCGCGGTAGGCGTCGTTCGGCGCCTTGGCGTCAATGACGATCTGCTGGCCGCCGGGGAGGCGGACGATGAGGTCGGGGCGGAAGCCGCCGGCGGACTGCTGCTCGGTGAAGTCGCAGTAGCTCGACATGCCGGACATCTCGACGACGCGGCGGAGCTGGAGTTCGCCCCAGGTGCCGGCGGTGGTGGTCGAGCGGAGGGCGGTGGTGAGCTTGGCGGCCTCGGCCTGGAGGGAGACCTGGGCGGTGCCGAGGGATTTCAATTGCTCGGACAACTGGCCGTAGGCGCCGGCGCGGGCCTTCTCTATCTCGCCGATCTTGGCGTCGACCTTTTCGAGGGACTCCTTGAGCGGCTTGACCATCGAATCAATGGCCTGCTGGCGCTTGCCCAGTTCGTCGGCGGACTGCTGGTGGAGCTTGCCGAAGGTCTCGCCCGCGAGCTTGAGGAATTCGTTGGTGTTCTTGCTGAGGGCGTCGGCGGAAAGGGCTTTGAAGGACTCGAGGAGCTTGGCCTGGGCCTCCTTGAGGGCGCCGCGCTCGGTTTCGAGTTCGGTGGCGCGGGCGCGGAGGGAAAGCAACTCGGCGTCGAGCT
Proteins encoded in this region:
- the rmuC gene encoding DNA recombination protein RmuC, which gives rise to MEIVYILTGLAVGAALGWFIAQARAAASVERARLATEQVAKLDAELLSLRARATELETERGALKEAQAKLLESFKALSADALSKNTNEFLKLAGETFGKLHQQSADELGKRQQAIDSMVKPLKESLEKVDAKIGEIEKARAGAYGQLSEQLKSLGTAQVSLQAEAAKLTTALRSTTTAGTWGELQLRRVVEMSGMSSYCDFTEQQSAGGFRPDLIVRLPGGQQIVIDAKAPNDAYREAVNASDDTVRSAKLAEHAAKVRSHIDALGAKDYWAQFQPSPEFVVLFLPGDQFLAGALQADPSLIDRAIGKKVLLATPATLIALLKATAYGWRQEDVSRNAQVIADLGRQLYDRIAGFADNLDKVGRGLETASKAYNSAVGSFEQTLLPGARKFSELGAKGVKDLPAPGPVETTPRDVLKRA